From the Flavobacterium gyeonganense genome, the window TGAAGAGCTTGTGTATACAGATCCGTCATTAGGTTCAGGACCAGGCCCACTTCCTGTACCAGCACTGCTAGCATTTGAGTTGTTTGTACCGTTATTAACTTTAGGGGTGTTACTTCCTGTTACATTAGCTCCATTATTTTTATCGGTGTTTGTTGTATCTGAGATTGTGCCTGTTGTATCAACTATAGTCTTATGTGTATCAATTTCATCACTGTACCCATCCTGATTATTTTTACACGAAGAAAATACTCCCATTATAATAAGCAGTAATATGACGTTTGATTTAAATAGTGTTTTCATAATATTTGGTTTTTAAGCTTAAAACTCAAATTTAAATGATGAAAAAGTGATTTTTTTACATAATTATTCTTTTATCTTACAGAAATAAATAATGGTATATCAATATTTTAAAGTGCAACTATATAATAACGCAACTAATTCATAAAAAAACTCCATTAAAAAATAATGGAGTATGGAAGTGTAATGAGTTTATGGTATTGACAACCTACATCTAAATTTCATCCAGATCAAATATTTTCCCTAAGTGTTCTTCCATAATAAAATAAGGATTATTGGTTTGTGTGACAGCTCTGATGTGAATAAGACTTGTTTTACTCATCATTCTGAGCATCTGCCTGCGTTCACATTTTATAATCTCGCCATTTTCTATTCGCTGGCCGGCAACAAAAGCACTTCGTCCATGCGCGCACAAATGATTGTTTACAAAAATAAGATCTCCTGAGTTAGGAATGTAATCACTATTAATCAGCGTTTTTGCTTCGTCCCAAAAATCCATTAAGTTATTAAGGGCTTCAGATGACTGTCCGGCATTTTCATTAAAAATTTGCTCAGCAGCATCAAAACGAATAAAAGGAAGTTCTCTGTTTCCGTACAATACAGACGCTAATGGTCCGGAGTCTGAAGTATCTTCATCTTCATAATTGGCATCTTTTGGACACTGATAAATAGGTTCAAATAGCTTTTTCATTACGTCATTAATCTCTCCATGCGAACGAATAGAATATAACGTTGAAGGCACTCTTTCTTCATTTCTTAGATAAAGAAAACTCAAAAAATCGGCCTGATGTGATAAAAAGGCATCCTCAGTATGCACAAATAAATCCGTTTTAGAGCCGGATCCTGTCTGCGTCATAGACATTTTTTCATCCGGAATTACAGCATGCATGAGTCCGCCACCCTTTCTTTGAGCATAATACTGCACAGGTTTAGAAGGTACGGCTCCGTGAAGCAGCGAACAGATAAAACCATATTTATTTAACTTTCCATAATCTGCTCCCTGCCAGTTTGGTGGAGTGGGTCCCAAATCATCCTGATCGACTTCTAAAAGTCCTTTAAAGACAATTGCACCATATTGTTCAGCTGAAAAATCGGTTCCAAACTGACTCAAAATTCGGGTAATACGTTCCGGTAATAATTGAAAAGCATGGAGATGAAGAGACGATATATATTCAGGATTTTCATAATTGCCAAATGCTTTCATCAAAAGGCTGCCCACATTAGATAAAATATTTCTCTCCTGAGGTGTTATTTCTATTATTAAAGGCTTTGTAGGAATATCAAAAGACAATGGTTCATCAGTAGGTCTTTCAATTGAAATAATTGATTGTGCTTTCATTTTTTAATCCGTTTTTAGGTTATTAAAATACAATTGAAACATTAAATACAATACTCTAAAAACAAGCATCATATAAAACTATTCCGGGATCTAAATTTTATTCATGTACGTGTATTCGTATAAAATTATTCATATTTATTTTTTTTATTCATTTTAATTTATACATTTGTTTTTACTTAGTCTAAATAAGATTTACTTACAAATATATTTTTAATTAATCTAAATAACAATAAATTTCTTAGAAAAATTTAAAAAAAATATGAAAATTAAAGACAATCCCAGTAAAACCGGAGTTTCAGATTATTCTGATAAATCAAAAAAAAATTCAGAAAATATTCGAAACAGAAGAAGCATTTTTGGTGATCAATTTGCAAAGGGAGAATTGCCTGATGAACTTCTCGACGAAATTTTAATAAACGCTACCTGGGCACCTAATCACAAAATGACTGAACCCTGGAGATTCGTTGTTTTAAGAGGAAAGTATCTAGAAAAATATGGCGAATACATGGCCAATTATTACAAAGACTACTATGCAAAGGAACTCACACCTGAGGCATTAGACAAAAAACTGGATTTTCTCCGAAACTATCCTTTGAATGCGGTCTGTTTGATCGGAATAATACTCGTTCGAAACACCAAGATCAATCTTCCTGAATGGGAAGAAATTGCTGCTGTATCATCTGCTGTACAAAATATGGCACTAACGTGTACAGCTAACAATATTGGAAGTTACTGGAGTACCAAAAATGTGGCTATTGATTATGTGAGCGAATTTGGTCTTGCTGAAAACGAAAAGTCTTTAGGTCTTCTCTATCTGGGATATTATGCGGAGAATTTAAAAATATCCAAAAAGAAGAGAACTCCTTTATCTAAAAAAGTGATTTATCTGCAATAAATTATTAACAAACCTTAAATAAAACCCATTATGAACAACACATTAATGAATGATGAGGCACAAAAAAAATCGGTGCTTACACCCGATCAGGATTATTATAAAGATATTTTTCATCAACATGCTAATGATGAATATGCTGAAGCCATACAATTAGCGCAAAACCGTGTTTCGGACTTTCTACAAAACAACCGAAAACCTTTCAGCGGAATCAGACCTGATGAAATGAAATCTAAAGTAGAAAATGTAGATTTAGACACTCCCCTTCCCGATTATGAAAGCCTGCTTAATGAAGCAGATGAACTGTATGTAAAACATGCTACAGCCTATCATTTACCAGAATATATTGCGCATTTAAATTGCCCTGTGGTAATTCCGGCACTGGCAGCCGAAGTATTGATTAGCGCCATAAATTCATCTCAGGATACTTATGATCAGAGCGCCGGAGGTACTTTTATTGAACGAAAATTAATCGACTGGACCAGCAAACAAATTGGTTATTCTGAAAATGCGGATGGTATTTTTACTGCCGGAGGTTCCCAAAGTAATTTAATGGGATTATTACTTGCAAGAGATTATTTTTCTCTTGAATATCAAAAATGGAACATCAAACTTGACGGCCTTCCGCATGATGCGAGTAAGTTTAGAATTTTTGTTTCGGATAAGGCACATTTCAGTAATCATAAAAATGCATGGATTTTGGGACTTGGCGAACAAGCCATTGTTCACGTTGGTGTAGATTCGAGATATCGAATGGATCCTAAACAGCTTGAAAAAGCAATTGCTGCAGAAATAGAAAAAGGCAATATTCCGATTGCTATTACAGCCACAGCGGGAACTACAGATTTTGGAAATGTCGATCCATTAACTGAAATAGCCCATATTGCCAACCGTCACAATTTATGGCTTCATGTTGACGCCGCTTATGGCTGCGGATTATTGCTGACAGAAAAATACAGATATCTTTTAAACGGTATCGAACTTGCAGATTCCGTAACCATTGACTATCACAAGTCTTTCTTTCAGCCAATTAGCAGCAGTGCATTCATCGTAAAAAATAAACTCCATCTTAACATTATCAAGCATCACGCCGATTATTTGAATCCAAAAGAGCAGGATTATGACGCACTTCCGGCGCAAATCAACAAATCCATTATTCAGAGTACCCGTCGTTTTGATGCGCTTAAACTTTGGTTTACGCTTCGTTATATGGGTAAAGAAAAGCTTGGGCAATATACGGACACGATCATAGAAACAGCACAACAAACAGCCAATTACCTGGAAAATGATGAAAATTTTGAGCTTTTATGCCACTCAGATATGGGCGTATTGGTCTTCCGTTACATCAACGGTCTTGATCCGGCTAATTATTGCAGCATCAATCAGTACATCAAAGAAAAATTATTTTTTAGCGGAGAAGTTTTGGTTGCCAGCACTAAAGTAAATGGAAATTTCTATCTCAAATTCACCATTTTCAATCCTTTGACTACGCTTAATGACATCAAAAATATACTTAACCTCATTAAACAAAACGGAAATGAATACCAACAACTCAACTAATTTTCAACAGCTGGCAGAGCAGGTTAGTTTTAAATCCCTGCTGAATTGTTATTGCAGGGAATTCAGGAACTGGAGCCGTTATGAAGGTATTCCGAAATACGATCCGGCTTTAGCAGATTATATGCAGACCATCAATCATAAATCATTTCTCCGATTTGATTTTACTGATATCGGACAGGAAGTTTTTGCGCCTTTGACTTATTTTTCAGAAAGCGGGGTTCATTCTTTTGGATTTCCAGTTGTTGCACGTAATGCTGCTTCTGATCAAATCAAAGAAATTAGTCCTTTGGATTTTGTAGAATTTGTTGCTGCATTTGCTAAAAAAGAATATCCTGAACTGGATTCGCTTCCTACTCAAAAACGCATGCAAAACAGCATTGATAATCTGGCTTTTTATCTCGCTCAATACAAAGAGAATAATCTTGTAGCCAATAATCCTGAACAATCGTTTATTGAATCAGAACAGTCATTGATTTTAGGACATAGTGTGCATCCCCTTCCTAAAAGCAGGGAAGGTTTTACTCATGAAGAACTGAAAAAATATTCTCCGGAAACGGCGGGGAAATTTCCTTTGCATTTTTTCCTTATCCACCCGGATAATGTGCTCGAAAAAAGTGCTGAAGAATATCTGATGACGAGTTATCTCAGAAATGAAATTTCAAAATATGCACATAACAGCACTAAAGAATTACTAACTTTATATCCCGAATGGAAAGTAGTTCCAACACATCCATGGGAAGCTGAGTATTTATTAAATCAGGCTGAAGTGAAAGAAATGCAGTCGAAAAAACTGCTGTTCAGTCTGGGGCAATTCGGACCATCGTATACGGCTACCTCATCAGTTCGTACGGTATACAATGCCGAAAGTGAATGGATGTATAAATTTTCACTTCATGTAAAAATCACCAACTCATATCGTGTCAATTATCTTCATGAATTAAACCGTGGTTATGATGCCGGCAAACTCATGAAAACAGAATGGGGAAAAGGAATTGAAAAAGAGTATCCAGAAGTACAGCTCATCTGTGATCCGGCTTTTATTGCAGTTGTTTATAAAGATATAGTTATTGACGGTTTTAGTACCAGCGTACGCCAAAATCCTTTTCACGGGGCAAATGCCAGAAAAAATGTAAGCATGGTTGCCTCTTTATGTCAGGATGGTGTTTTGGGCGAATCAGCCAGAATACTGAATATCATTAACGAATCAGCAAAAAGGCTTGACAAAGATGTTTCTGATGTTGCTATTGAATGGTTTAAACAATATCTTAAAGTTACTTTGCATCCGTTAGTGGGTATCTTTAATAAATACGGATTTGGAGCAGAATTTCATCAGCAAAACATCCTTATTGAATTTGATGACCTTCTTTTCCCGTCTAAAATGTATTTCAGGGATAATCAGGGTTATTTTTTCCGTGAGGGAATAGTAGAAGAATTACAAAAGATAATTCCGGATTTTGGCAGCGAAAGCAGGTCTTTTATAGCCGAAAGCCGAATAATTAACCTCTGGGGATATTATTTTTTAGTAAATCATCTTTTTGGAATTGTAAATGCTTTAGGCAAAAACAAACTGGCCGATGAGTCACAACTCCTCACCCTGATATATGAGGCATTCAAAACAGAAGAGCCTTCTGACACTACAGGTCTGGCTTCTCATTTTCTAAACAGCATTCAACTGTTTGCAAAATGCAATCTGCTGACCAGTCTTAACAATATGGATGAAGCGAGTGCTCCAAGAACCAATCCGGCGGTATATTTAAATTATCCAAATCCGTTAAACAAGTACTTCTTTTCTAAGAAACTGATTAATCCGAAAGGAAAGGATCTGGTTTTTAGCCGATACTTCGAAAAGGAAAACACAACTATAACCTTACGTCCGGTAGATCCTGACCGGGATTTGGAAATGCTGCACGAATGGTTTCATCGTGAACATGCTCTCAAAATCTGGCAAATGAACTGGCTAATCAAGGATTTGGAACTGTTTTACCGCACCCTGCTTCCGGGAGATATTTCACACAGTTATATCGGCGAAGTTAATGGCGAACCTACCTTCAACATGGAAGTATACTGGGCGAACCGTGACATTGTTGGAGGTTATTATGACTCTCTCCCTTCCGATTACGGAACGCATTTGTTTATCGCTCCAACAGATTCCAAATTAAAATTCACTTCTGCTGTAACCCAATCTATGATGGATTTTGTATTTGCAGAAGCCAAAGTTGGAAAAATGGTGGGCGAAGGAGCTGTAGATTCAATAGCATCAATGCTGAATAAAGCCCATGTTGGATTCAAAATTGAAAAAGTAATTGAAATGCCGCATAAAAAAGCCAACCTCAATTATTGCTACAGAGAATGGTATTGGCAAAAATTTCCTGCTGCCAAAGGCTTTCAGAAAATTCCGGTTTCAGCACCTCAGGTTTAATCAATTAAAAAAAATAACAATGAGTACAGAAAAAATATATTCGGTCATAGGTATTGGGATTGGTCCTTTTAATCTTGGTCTTGCCGCCCTTATGGAGCCGGTAGACGAACTTTCATCACTGTTTTTTGATCAGTCATTCAGTTTTGACTGGCATCCGGGTCTAATGTTAAATAACGCCACACTTCAGGTTCCGTTTTTAGGAGATTTAGTTACAATGGCAGATCCCACAAGCCCATATACGTTCCTGAATTTTATCAAAGAAAGCGGACGTTTGTATAAATTCTACATCCGTGAAAATTTCTTTATTTTCAGGAGAGAATACAATGAATATTGCAAATGGGTAGCTTCCAAACTTGATAATCTAAAATTCTCTCACAAAGTAGTTTCTCTGGATTATGTTGATGGTTTGTACAAAGTAATTGTGATGAATACAGAAACCTGTATCACCTCAACCTATTATGCCGAAAAAATTGTTTTAGGAACAGGAACTTCTCCATACATTCCCGATTTTATCGAGAAACAGGAACTGCCAAATGTGATTCATGCATCGAAATATTTATATTCCAAATCAAGAATCAAAAACAACAATTCGGTTACTATTATTGGTTCGGGTCAAAGTGCTGCAGAAGTATTTCGCGATCTTTTACCGGAAACTGAAAACGGTTTACAGCTCAAATGGTACACCCGTTCCTCCCACTTCTTTCCTTTGGATAACAAATCAAAACTGACGCTGGAACTTACTTCACCTGAATATGTGGATCATTTTCATAGTTTGTCTTACGAAAAACGCAAACAGCTTCTTGCAAGACAACACGGACTTTATAAAGGAATTGATCAGGAATTAATCAATGAAATATTTGACAGTCTTTATGAAATGAGTTTAGAAAACAAGCCTTTGAATGTGGAATTGCGTTCCAATCTGCGCCTCGCAACTGTTACTGAAAATGCGGACAGTTCTTACACTATGGACTTTATTCATACCGAACTTGAACAGCCGTTTCAGGACCAGAGTGATTATATTATTCTGGCAACAGGTTACAGTTACAAAGAACCGGATATCATTAAAGGAATTGAAAACAAAATTAACCGTCTTGAAAACGGCTTATTCAATGTCAATCGCAATTATACCATTGATAAAGACGGAAAAGACATCTTTGTTCAGAATGCAGAACTGCATACCCACGGCCTTTCAACTCCTGACTTAGGCATGGGACCTTATCGAAATTCCTGCATTATTAACCAACTAACCAATCGTGAAGTTTATAAAGTTGAAAAACGAATCGCCTTCCAGGAATTTGGCGTACTGAAATCAACAGCTGATTTTTTACAAAAGGATGCTATGGCAAGCATCAACGAACAATTAGATATCGAGGCCTTACTAAAAACAAATTAAGATGATAACTCCTGAAAATATATTCAACGACACCAAACATCTCGACACAGAAATCTGGAATAAAGTCAACCGAAATCTACTGGCTAAAAGTATCTCTGAACTGATGCGCGAAGATCTGGCAAAACCGGAAATCATAAGCAAACAAGAAGATGGCCTGACTCATTTTAGATTAGCAGCTGATAAAGAAAACCTTTTCTATACTTTTTCTGCCTATCCAAGATTTATCAATTACTGGCATATTGTAAAGGAAAGCATCCGCAGAAATGAAGACGGACAGGAATCAAGTACAATTGATGTTCCTAATTTCTTTATCGAACTTCAGGAAACTTTTGGTATAAATTCCTTTACGCTGGCTCATTATGCAGAAGAATTACTGCATACTTTATACGCTGATGCTTTTATCCATTCTCAGAAACGTTTGTCGGCTTCGGAATTGGCAGATGCCGATTTTCAAAACATAGAGCACAGTCTGGATGGACATCCGTGGGTAATTGTAAACAAAGGACGGATTGGTTTTGATTCGCAGGATTATCAAAACTTCACTCCTGAATCAGGTCAGAATACCCGTTTAGTCTGGCTTGCTGCCCATAAAAGCCGTACTACTTTTCGTTTGTTAGAAAGTATGGATCAACAACGCTTTTTCGAAGATGAACTGGGCAAGGAAAAAATAAATTCTTTTAGAGCTGTACTAACCCAGGCAGAAGTAAATCCGGACGACTACATCTTTATTCCGGTACATTCCTGGCAATGGCAAAATAAACTTGTGATGCAGTTTGCGCATGATATTGCTGCGAAATTCCTGATTCCTTTGGGACTTTCAGATGATTGGTACAGTCCGCAACAAAGCATTCGTACTTTTTTTAACCAGAGTCGGCCAGATAGGCATTATGTAAAAACAGCTATATCGATATTGAATACCAGTCATATCAGAGGATTATGTGCCAAACAATTATCGATTGCTCCTAAACTAACCAGCTGGATAAAGAATTTATTGGAAAAAGATCTCCATCTGCAAAATATGGGGGTCGTACTCTTAGGCGAAGTCGTTTCGGTAAGTTACACACATCCGAGTTACAGTAAAATTGAAAATCCGCCTTATCAGTACAATGAGTTTTTGGGAGCGATGTGGCGGGAAAGTCCAATCAATTTTCTAAAAACCGGAGAAAATCTAATGACGATGGCGGCTTTATTATATGTAGATAATCAGGGCAAAAGTATGGTTCACGAACTGATTGAAAAATCAGATCTTTCTACAGAGCAGTGGTTAAAAGCCTATATGACTGCTTATCTTAAACCCGTATTGCAGATTTATTACCAACATTCTCTATGTATTGATCCGCATGGGCAAAATGTCATCCTTATTTTAAAAGATTATGTGCCTGTCCGTATTGCTTTGCAGGATTTTGTGGGTGATATTTTAATTAATGAAGAAGGGAAGAAAAAACTGCCTCAGGAATTCATTGACAATATGTTTAATGCTTCTCCAAATCCTGAAAATGCTCCATTGGTTATTCTGATAGCGGTTTTTGATGCTTTTTTCAGATACCTGAGCGATGTTTTAATCACAACTGCAGATTATTCGGAAGTTTCATTTTGGAATTGTGTTTACGAAATCATCACAGAATATCAGGAAGAACATCCGGAACTACAAGATATGTTTGAAAAATATGACTTGATGATTCCGGAGTTTAAACGCCTCATTTTTAACAGCCGACGTTTGTTTAATGGGTATGAAGAAACTTCAGGCTTTCCACACATGAAAAAAAGCGGTTTTATTCCCAACCCGTTGTATCAGTTGGTCACATCTGAATTGGCAACTTTAAAAGAAAATTCATGAAAGAAGCCCTATTGAAAACACGTTCCTTTTTT encodes:
- a CDS encoding taurine catabolism dioxygenase TauD, which codes for MKAQSIISIERPTDEPLSFDIPTKPLIIEITPQERNILSNVGSLLMKAFGNYENPEYISSLHLHAFQLLPERITRILSQFGTDFSAEQYGAIVFKGLLEVDQDDLGPTPPNWQGADYGKLNKYGFICSLLHGAVPSKPVQYYAQRKGGGLMHAVIPDEKMSMTQTGSGSKTDLFVHTEDAFLSHQADFLSFLYLRNEERVPSTLYSIRSHGEINDVMKKLFEPIYQCPKDANYEDEDTSDSGPLASVLYGNRELPFIRFDAAEQIFNENAGQSSEALNNLMDFWDEAKTLINSDYIPNSGDLIFVNNHLCAHGRSAFVAGQRIENGEIIKCERRQMLRMMSKTSLIHIRAVTQTNNPYFIMEEHLGKIFDLDEI
- a CDS encoding nitroreductase family protein, encoding MKIKDNPSKTGVSDYSDKSKKNSENIRNRRSIFGDQFAKGELPDELLDEILINATWAPNHKMTEPWRFVVLRGKYLEKYGEYMANYYKDYYAKELTPEALDKKLDFLRNYPLNAVCLIGIILVRNTKINLPEWEEIAAVSSAVQNMALTCTANNIGSYWSTKNVAIDYVSEFGLAENEKSLGLLYLGYYAENLKISKKKRTPLSKKVIYLQ
- a CDS encoding pyridoxal phosphate-dependent decarboxylase family protein; its protein translation is MNNTLMNDEAQKKSVLTPDQDYYKDIFHQHANDEYAEAIQLAQNRVSDFLQNNRKPFSGIRPDEMKSKVENVDLDTPLPDYESLLNEADELYVKHATAYHLPEYIAHLNCPVVIPALAAEVLISAINSSQDTYDQSAGGTFIERKLIDWTSKQIGYSENADGIFTAGGSQSNLMGLLLARDYFSLEYQKWNIKLDGLPHDASKFRIFVSDKAHFSNHKNAWILGLGEQAIVHVGVDSRYRMDPKQLEKAIAAEIEKGNIPIAITATAGTTDFGNVDPLTEIAHIANRHNLWLHVDAAYGCGLLLTEKYRYLLNGIELADSVTIDYHKSFFQPISSSAFIVKNKLHLNIIKHHADYLNPKEQDYDALPAQINKSIIQSTRRFDALKLWFTLRYMGKEKLGQYTDTIIETAQQTANYLENDENFELLCHSDMGVLVFRYINGLDPANYCSINQYIKEKLFFSGEVLVASTKVNGNFYLKFTIFNPLTTLNDIKNILNLIKQNGNEYQQLN
- a CDS encoding GNAT family N-acetyltransferase yields the protein MNTNNSTNFQQLAEQVSFKSLLNCYCREFRNWSRYEGIPKYDPALADYMQTINHKSFLRFDFTDIGQEVFAPLTYFSESGVHSFGFPVVARNAASDQIKEISPLDFVEFVAAFAKKEYPELDSLPTQKRMQNSIDNLAFYLAQYKENNLVANNPEQSFIESEQSLILGHSVHPLPKSREGFTHEELKKYSPETAGKFPLHFFLIHPDNVLEKSAEEYLMTSYLRNEISKYAHNSTKELLTLYPEWKVVPTHPWEAEYLLNQAEVKEMQSKKLLFSLGQFGPSYTATSSVRTVYNAESEWMYKFSLHVKITNSYRVNYLHELNRGYDAGKLMKTEWGKGIEKEYPEVQLICDPAFIAVVYKDIVIDGFSTSVRQNPFHGANARKNVSMVASLCQDGVLGESARILNIINESAKRLDKDVSDVAIEWFKQYLKVTLHPLVGIFNKYGFGAEFHQQNILIEFDDLLFPSKMYFRDNQGYFFREGIVEELQKIIPDFGSESRSFIAESRIINLWGYYFLVNHLFGIVNALGKNKLADESQLLTLIYEAFKTEEPSDTTGLASHFLNSIQLFAKCNLLTSLNNMDEASAPRTNPAVYLNYPNPLNKYFFSKKLINPKGKDLVFSRYFEKENTTITLRPVDPDRDLEMLHEWFHREHALKIWQMNWLIKDLELFYRTLLPGDISHSYIGEVNGEPTFNMEVYWANRDIVGGYYDSLPSDYGTHLFIAPTDSKLKFTSAVTQSMMDFVFAEAKVGKMVGEGAVDSIASMLNKAHVGFKIEKVIEMPHKKANLNYCYREWYWQKFPAAKGFQKIPVSAPQV
- a CDS encoding lysine N(6)-hydroxylase/L-ornithine N(5)-oxygenase family protein, translating into MSTEKIYSVIGIGIGPFNLGLAALMEPVDELSSLFFDQSFSFDWHPGLMLNNATLQVPFLGDLVTMADPTSPYTFLNFIKESGRLYKFYIRENFFIFRREYNEYCKWVASKLDNLKFSHKVVSLDYVDGLYKVIVMNTETCITSTYYAEKIVLGTGTSPYIPDFIEKQELPNVIHASKYLYSKSRIKNNNSVTIIGSGQSAAEVFRDLLPETENGLQLKWYTRSSHFFPLDNKSKLTLELTSPEYVDHFHSLSYEKRKQLLARQHGLYKGIDQELINEIFDSLYEMSLENKPLNVELRSNLRLATVTENADSSYTMDFIHTELEQPFQDQSDYIILATGYSYKEPDIIKGIENKINRLENGLFNVNRNYTIDKDGKDIFVQNAELHTHGLSTPDLGMGPYRNSCIINQLTNREVYKVEKRIAFQEFGVLKSTADFLQKDAMASINEQLDIEALLKTN
- a CDS encoding IucA/IucC family protein, translated to MITPENIFNDTKHLDTEIWNKVNRNLLAKSISELMREDLAKPEIISKQEDGLTHFRLAADKENLFYTFSAYPRFINYWHIVKESIRRNEDGQESSTIDVPNFFIELQETFGINSFTLAHYAEELLHTLYADAFIHSQKRLSASELADADFQNIEHSLDGHPWVIVNKGRIGFDSQDYQNFTPESGQNTRLVWLAAHKSRTTFRLLESMDQQRFFEDELGKEKINSFRAVLTQAEVNPDDYIFIPVHSWQWQNKLVMQFAHDIAAKFLIPLGLSDDWYSPQQSIRTFFNQSRPDRHYVKTAISILNTSHIRGLCAKQLSIAPKLTSWIKNLLEKDLHLQNMGVVLLGEVVSVSYTHPSYSKIENPPYQYNEFLGAMWRESPINFLKTGENLMTMAALLYVDNQGKSMVHELIEKSDLSTEQWLKAYMTAYLKPVLQIYYQHSLCIDPHGQNVILILKDYVPVRIALQDFVGDILINEEGKKKLPQEFIDNMFNASPNPENAPLVILIAVFDAFFRYLSDVLITTADYSEVSFWNCVYEIITEYQEEHPELQDMFEKYDLMIPEFKRLIFNSRRLFNGYEETSGFPHMKKSGFIPNPLYQLVTSELATLKENS